The proteins below come from a single Sorghum bicolor cultivar BTx623 chromosome 4, Sorghum_bicolor_NCBIv3, whole genome shotgun sequence genomic window:
- the LOC8058649 gene encoding uncharacterized protein LOC8058649 gives MPPLDVGSLVLCDSGAESEASSSCGCDETALPSSTDGYDPYDDAPAESLRLRIGEDIDWSDVVVGAVAAAAVLERDDSTKGAAANPKSCAARRSAATAARSSLSTTPAPPAPRTAVAVVIGGLPTATRDHGGRRRSPCRPQLQLGGRAARVFASSGEAAGGHHQSEPGSPKVSCLGGVRSQPRTAAEGERITSGGRRWWAWLVADVMFCCCWNGRRHRRPTASQAE, from the coding sequence ATGCCACCGCTCGACGTCGGCTCCCTCGTCTTGTGCGACAGTGGCGCGGAGTCGGAGGCGTCGTCGTCGTGCGGCTGCGACGAAACCGCGCTGCCGTCGTcaacagatggctacgacccgTACGACGACGCCCCCGCGGAGTCTCTCCGGCTGCGGATCGGCGAGGACATCGACTGGAgcgacgtcgtcgtcggcgccgtggcggcggcggcggtgctggAGCGGGACGACTCCACCAAGGGCGCCGCCGCCAACCCCAAGTCGTGCGCCGCGCGCAGGAGCGCCGCGACGGCCGCGAGGAGCTCGCTGTCCACTACCCCGGCACCGCCGGCGCCGAGGACGGCGGTGGCAGTGGTCATCGGCGGCCTGCCGACCGCCACGCGCGACCACGGCGGCAGGCGCCGCTCCCCGTGCAGGCCTCAGCTTCAGCTTGGCGGACGCGCGGCGAGGGTGTTCGCGTCGTCTGGGGAGGCCGCGGGCGGCCATCATCAGTCGGAGCCTGGGTCCCCCAAGGTGTCCTGCCTCGGAGGCGTCCGGTCGCAGCCGAGGACCGCGGCTGAGGGTGAAAGGATCACTAGTGGTGGGCGCCGGTGGTGGGCGTGGCTGGTGGCCGACGTCATGTTCTGCTGCTGCTGGAACGGTCGCCGCCACAGGAGGCCGACGGCGAGCCAAGCCGAGTAG